The Xanthomonas sontii genome contains a region encoding:
- a CDS encoding TonB-dependent copper receptor — MPQFLPSPARAALSCCILASLFPASGHAEAPDATTLDRMQVTATAPVAPLTWTVDPKLPRQPVPASDGADYLKTVPGFAAIRNGGTNGDPVLRGMFGSRLNVLSNDGTLVGACPARMDNALSYIAPETFDRLTIVKGPQTVRWGPGASAGTVRFERDTPHYAAPTLEGEASALVGSWNRNDQNLDLRGGNRSGYARVDANRSESGDYRDGDGAVVPSRWRKWNADAAVGWTPDPDTVLELSAGSGDGLARYAGRSMDGTQFRRTSYAARFERTDLPGAWEALRANAYVNDADHVMDNYTLRRPNPQSAMPMPMAANVDRRTRGGRVESEWRWDQVVVQAGVDTQQSRHRDRSASGEGAYRTVPWRTDARFDNLGAFAEATFGAGTAQRWIAGLRLDRAQVEDTRRSTGMMGMPNPTAGQTRSEDLGSGFLRVERNLSADTVWYAGLGRSARMPDYWELFSADMGPMGAANAFAGLRPERTTQLDLGLQYRGATVQGWVSAYAGRVQDFILFTYADGGMMGTTTRVDNVDARIAGAEAGLDWQPLHGLTLGGTLAYAWGENRSDGTPLPQMPPLESRLRLEWEGQRWSAGALLRAVARQGRVALDQGNVVGRDLGRSAGFATLGVSGGYRVSAGLRLSAGIDNVFDRRYSEHLNLAGSADFGFPADPVRIAEPGRNLWLKGNYRF, encoded by the coding sequence ATGCCTCAGTTCCTGCCGTCGCCCGCGCGGGCGGCGTTGTCGTGCTGCATTCTTGCCAGTCTGTTTCCCGCCTCCGGCCACGCCGAGGCGCCCGATGCCACCACCCTCGACCGGATGCAGGTGACCGCCACCGCGCCGGTCGCGCCGCTGACCTGGACGGTCGATCCGAAGCTGCCGCGGCAGCCGGTGCCGGCCAGCGACGGCGCCGACTATCTGAAGACCGTGCCGGGCTTCGCCGCGATCCGCAATGGCGGCACCAACGGCGATCCGGTGCTGCGCGGCATGTTCGGCTCGCGGCTCAACGTGCTCAGCAACGACGGCACCCTGGTCGGCGCGTGCCCCGCGCGGATGGACAACGCCTTGTCCTACATCGCGCCGGAGACCTTCGACCGGCTCACCATCGTCAAGGGCCCGCAGACCGTGCGCTGGGGGCCCGGTGCATCCGCCGGCACCGTGCGCTTCGAGCGCGACACGCCGCATTACGCGGCGCCGACGCTGGAAGGCGAGGCCAGCGCGCTGGTCGGGTCCTGGAACCGCAACGACCAGAACCTGGACCTGCGCGGCGGCAACCGTAGCGGTTACGCGCGCGTGGACGCCAACCGCTCCGAGTCCGGCGACTACCGCGACGGCGACGGCGCGGTGGTGCCGTCGCGCTGGCGCAAGTGGAATGCCGACGCCGCGGTGGGCTGGACCCCGGACCCGGACACCGTGCTGGAACTCTCCGCCGGCAGCGGCGACGGCCTGGCCCGCTACGCCGGGCGCAGCATGGACGGCACCCAGTTCCGTCGCACCAGCTACGCCGCGCGCTTCGAGCGCACCGACCTGCCCGGCGCCTGGGAAGCGCTGCGCGCCAACGCCTACGTCAACGACGCCGACCACGTCATGGACAACTACACGTTGCGCCGGCCCAACCCGCAGTCGGCGATGCCGATGCCGATGGCCGCCAACGTGGACCGACGCACCCGCGGCGGGCGCGTGGAATCGGAGTGGCGCTGGGATCAGGTCGTGGTCCAGGCCGGCGTCGACACCCAGCAAAGCCGCCACCGCGACCGCAGCGCCAGCGGCGAGGGCGCATACCGGACCGTGCCGTGGCGCACCGACGCGCGGTTCGACAATCTCGGCGCTTTCGCCGAGGCGACCTTCGGTGCCGGTACCGCGCAGCGCTGGATCGCCGGCCTGCGCCTGGATCGTGCGCAGGTCGAGGACACCCGCCGCAGCACCGGCATGATGGGCATGCCCAATCCCACCGCCGGGCAGACGCGCAGCGAAGACCTGGGCAGTGGCTTCCTGCGCGTGGAGCGCAACCTCTCGGCCGACACCGTCTGGTATGCCGGCCTCGGCCGCAGCGCACGCATGCCGGACTACTGGGAACTGTTCTCCGCCGACATGGGGCCGATGGGCGCGGCCAACGCCTTCGCCGGGCTGCGCCCGGAACGCACCACCCAGCTCGATCTCGGCCTGCAGTACCGCGGCGCGACCGTGCAGGGTTGGGTCTCCGCCTACGCCGGGCGGGTGCAGGACTTCATCCTGTTCACCTATGCCGACGGCGGCATGATGGGCACCACCACCCGCGTCGACAACGTCGACGCGCGCATCGCCGGCGCCGAGGCGGGACTGGACTGGCAGCCGCTGCACGGCCTGACTCTCGGCGGCACGCTGGCCTACGCCTGGGGCGAGAACCGCAGCGACGGCACGCCCTTGCCGCAGATGCCGCCGCTGGAATCGCGGCTGCGACTGGAGTGGGAAGGGCAGCGCTGGTCGGCCGGGGCGCTGCTGCGCGCGGTGGCGCGGCAGGGGCGGGTGGCGTTGGACCAAGGCAATGTGGTTGGCCGCGACCTCGGCCGCAGCGCCGGTTTCGCCACGCTGGGGGTGAGCGGCGGCTACCGGGTCAGTGCGGGGCTGCGGCTGAGCGCCGGCATCGACAACGTGTTCGACCGCCGCTACAGCGAACATCTCAACCTGGCCGGCAGCGCCGATTTCGGCTTCCCGGCCGACCCGGTGCGCATCGCCGAACCGGGTCGCAATCTCTGGTTGAAGGGCAACTACCGGTTCTGA
- a CDS encoding phospholipase A: MSHRQVRPLLLLSIAAVPLAHAQEVLPTPASPEACVAISSDAARLACYDQALSRRTADPQAADAAAKAASERQKQQLDASVPEDAGVAERTRQRAAAIFKQDRYDSTIANAGKGSLLDSRWELAKDSKLGTFQLRAYKPVYLLPAFWTSKKNELPSSPNPVNTVTTAEPLDSVEAKFQLSFKTKIVENIFGDNGDLWGAYTQSSRWQVYNAEQSRPFRETNYEPELMLVFRNNYSLFGWKGRMTGIQLTHQSNGRSDPLSRSWNRAMLNIGLDRDNWALVLRPWYRIPESRKQDNNPDIEDYMGRGDATLIYNRNGHEVALMARHSLRGGDRSHGAVQLDWGFPISNLLRGHVQVFDGYGESMIDYNHRATYVGVGISLLEWF; encoded by the coding sequence ATGTCCCATCGTCAGGTCCGTCCCCTGTTGCTGCTGTCGATCGCGGCCGTGCCGCTTGCGCACGCGCAGGAAGTCCTGCCCACCCCCGCCTCGCCGGAAGCCTGCGTGGCGATTTCCAGCGACGCCGCCCGCCTGGCCTGCTACGACCAGGCGTTGTCGCGCCGCACCGCCGATCCGCAGGCCGCCGATGCCGCGGCAAAGGCTGCCAGCGAACGCCAGAAGCAACAGCTGGACGCCAGCGTGCCGGAAGACGCCGGCGTCGCCGAGCGCACGCGCCAGCGCGCCGCCGCGATCTTCAAGCAGGACCGCTACGACAGCACCATCGCCAATGCCGGCAAGGGCTCGCTGCTGGACAGCCGCTGGGAACTGGCCAAGGACTCCAAGCTGGGCACCTTCCAGCTGCGCGCCTACAAGCCGGTGTACCTGCTGCCGGCGTTCTGGACCAGCAAGAAGAACGAGCTGCCGTCCTCGCCGAACCCGGTCAACACGGTGACCACCGCCGAGCCGCTGGACAGCGTGGAGGCGAAGTTCCAGCTGAGCTTCAAGACCAAGATCGTGGAGAACATCTTCGGCGACAACGGCGACCTGTGGGGCGCGTATACCCAGAGCTCGCGCTGGCAGGTCTACAACGCCGAGCAGTCGCGGCCGTTCCGCGAGACCAACTACGAGCCGGAACTGATGCTGGTGTTCCGCAACAACTACAGCCTGTTCGGCTGGAAGGGACGGATGACCGGCATCCAGCTGACCCACCAGTCCAACGGCCGCAGCGATCCGCTGTCGCGCAGCTGGAACCGGGCGATGCTCAACATCGGCCTGGACCGCGACAACTGGGCGCTGGTGCTGCGCCCCTGGTACCGCATCCCGGAGAGCCGCAAGCAGGACAACAATCCGGACATCGAGGACTACATGGGCCGCGGCGACGCGACCCTGATCTACAACCGCAACGGCCACGAGGTGGCGCTGATGGCACGGCATTCGCTGCGCGGCGGCGACCGCTCGCACGGCGCGGTGCAGCTGGACTGGGGCTTCCCGATCAGCAACCTGCTGCGCGGCCATGTGCAGGTGTTCGACGGCTATGGCGAGAGCATGATCGACTACAACCACCGCGCCACCTACGTCGGCGTCGGCATCTCGCTGCTGGAATGGTTCTGA
- a CDS encoding DUF456 domain-containing protein, producing MDPAFIYYVCAGLLVLVGLAGVLLPALPGTPLMFAGMLLAAWADGFQRLGWPTLTVLGVLTALSLLVDLLATAFGAQRVGASRKALWGSVLGGIAGMFFMPIGLFVGPFVGALVGEYWHGRELRRATRVGVGTWLGIVLGTAAKLGLALAMLAVFAVAWLL from the coding sequence GTGGACCCTGCGTTCATCTATTACGTCTGTGCCGGCCTCCTTGTTCTGGTCGGGCTGGCAGGGGTGCTGCTGCCGGCCCTGCCCGGCACCCCGCTGATGTTCGCCGGGATGCTGCTGGCGGCCTGGGCCGACGGCTTCCAGCGGCTCGGCTGGCCGACGCTGACCGTGCTGGGCGTGCTCACCGCGCTGTCGCTGCTGGTCGACCTGCTGGCCACCGCGTTCGGTGCGCAGCGCGTCGGCGCCAGCCGCAAGGCGCTGTGGGGATCGGTGCTGGGCGGGATCGCCGGCATGTTCTTCATGCCGATCGGGCTGTTCGTCGGTCCCTTCGTCGGCGCCTTGGTCGGGGAGTACTGGCACGGCCGCGAGCTGCGCCGGGCGACCCGCGTCGGCGTCGGCACCTGGCTGGGCATCGTCCTGGGCACCGCCGCCAAGCTCGGCCTGGCGCTGGCGATGCTCGCGGTGTTCGCGGTGGCCTGGCTGCTCTGA
- a CDS encoding cold-shock protein, producing the protein MNGTGNRENGTVKWFNDAKGFGFISRENGEDVFVHFRAIQTQGFKSLKEGQKVSFTVVQGQKGLQADAVQPL; encoded by the coding sequence ATGAACGGCACTGGCAATCGCGAAAACGGCACCGTGAAGTGGTTCAACGATGCCAAGGGTTTCGGTTTCATCAGCCGCGAAAACGGCGAGGACGTGTTCGTGCACTTCCGGGCGATCCAGACCCAGGGCTTCAAGAGCCTGAAGGAAGGCCAGAAGGTCAGCTTCACCGTGGTGCAGGGCCAGAAGGGCCTGCAGGCCGACGCGGTGCAGCCGCTCTGA
- a CDS encoding glycine zipper 2TM domain-containing protein, which translates to MKIQLMATAAVATLALAGCATSPGYGGGYGGGYSQPARGGYTQTRCADCGIVTRIDTVPSGRTAPSATGAILGGIVGAVAGHEISDHTGGSKGNQNVSAVAGAAAGALAGNQIQKNVTSDTYDVHVQMDDGRVIVVNQRDLAGVRENTYVRVVNGRVVPR; encoded by the coding sequence ATGAAGATTCAACTGATGGCCACCGCTGCCGTGGCGACCCTGGCGCTGGCAGGCTGCGCCACGTCCCCGGGCTATGGCGGCGGTTACGGCGGCGGCTACAGCCAGCCGGCGCGCGGCGGTTACACCCAGACGCGCTGCGCCGACTGCGGCATCGTCACCCGCATCGATACCGTACCGTCGGGCCGCACCGCGCCGTCGGCCACGGGCGCGATCCTGGGCGGCATCGTCGGCGCGGTCGCCGGCCATGAGATTTCCGATCACACCGGCGGCAGCAAGGGCAACCAGAACGTGTCGGCGGTGGCCGGCGCGGCGGCTGGCGCACTCGCCGGCAACCAGATCCAGAAGAACGTCACCAGCGATACCTACGACGTGCATGTGCAGATGGACGACGGTCGGGTGATCGTGGTCAACCAGCGCGACCTGGCCGGGGTGCGCGAGAACACCTACGTGCGCGTGGTCAACGGGCGCGTCGTGCCGCGCTGA
- a CDS encoding ThiF family adenylyltransferase: protein MNEQWRERFAGIDRLYGQGTIARLARCRVAVVGMGGVGSWVVEALARSAVGHLTLIDADDICVSNTNRQLPALAGQYGRNKAVAMAERCVAINPQIEAVAVEAFLTPTNIADLLDAGFDLVIDACDSFRVKVETIAWCRRRKLPLLTVGSAGGRTDPTLVRIRDVSRTEHDAMLALIRKKLRSEFNFPKNPQRYFGVPAVYSLENVRYPQADGSVCGLRPVLGPDAALNLDCGAGLGAATHITGAFAFAAVGKALEMLLKRAVAREAAAA from the coding sequence ATGAACGAACAATGGCGCGAACGCTTCGCCGGCATCGACCGGCTCTACGGGCAAGGCACGATCGCGCGGCTGGCGCGCTGCCGGGTGGCGGTGGTGGGCATGGGCGGGGTCGGCTCGTGGGTGGTCGAGGCGCTGGCGCGCTCGGCCGTCGGGCATCTGACCCTGATCGACGCCGACGACATCTGCGTGTCCAACACCAACCGGCAACTGCCGGCGCTGGCCGGTCAGTACGGGCGCAACAAGGCGGTGGCGATGGCCGAGCGTTGCGTGGCGATCAATCCGCAGATCGAGGCGGTGGCGGTCGAGGCCTTCCTCACCCCGACCAACATCGCCGACTTGCTCGATGCCGGCTTCGACCTGGTGATCGATGCCTGCGACAGCTTTCGGGTCAAGGTCGAGACCATCGCCTGGTGCCGGCGGCGCAAGCTGCCGCTGCTGACCGTGGGCTCGGCCGGCGGGCGCACCGATCCGACCCTGGTGCGGATCCGCGACGTGTCGCGCACCGAGCACGACGCCATGCTGGCGCTGATCCGCAAGAAGCTGCGCAGCGAATTCAATTTCCCCAAGAACCCGCAGCGCTATTTCGGCGTGCCGGCGGTGTACTCGCTGGAGAACGTGCGCTATCCGCAGGCCGATGGCAGCGTCTGCGGACTGCGGCCGGTGCTGGGGCCGGATGCGGCCTTGAACCTGGACTGCGGTGCCGGGCTGGGCGCGGCCACCCACATCACCGGTGCGTTCGCCTTCGCCGCGGTCGGCAAGGCGCTGGAGATGCTGTTGAAGCGCGCGGTGGCGCGCGAGGCGGCGGCCGCCTAG
- a CDS encoding bifunctional diguanylate cyclase/phosphodiesterase, with protein MKSAASSEKHVSNGESWVSLKFRDSNRSRKMRSTLTLAGVSCTTLGALWTVCYLYYGRPELALAFVGLTAVGLLALCRRRHCDEASLSLVAHGVFVVVLVISFIDAPIGTVPRSVHTFFLPLAAGALFVFDRSRRYRALVFPLACLGAFVAFGSGELDWLAPASSPPLGMRRLGAISNMACAAGLLAAILHIYRNDVNARISLERELARAVGNGEIEVLYQPQVSANGSMLGAEALVRWRHPSGKLLTPDKFIPLAEESQLIRDVGLEVLRQACSTLRRWSHEQDLRALVVAVNVSPVQLLDPNFVASVKQVITSEGVAPASLEFELTESALYVDTAGVRAKMHELKAFGIGWALDDFGTGFSSLAMLRTLPVTKLKIDRQFVNDAKADESSRRLLAKIVEISEVMGMVALAEGIEDAQQCEMLSAMGCRHFQGFLFGRPQPAHDLERLAFLQAGTERNLMSGAATRAPDAPPPSSAR; from the coding sequence ATGAAAAGCGCCGCGAGTTCGGAGAAACACGTCTCCAACGGCGAAAGCTGGGTCTCCCTGAAATTCCGCGACAGCAATCGCAGCCGCAAGATGCGCAGCACCTTGACCCTGGCCGGGGTCTCGTGCACCACGCTCGGCGCCTTGTGGACCGTGTGCTACCTGTACTACGGCCGGCCGGAACTGGCGCTCGCCTTCGTCGGGCTCACGGCGGTCGGCCTGCTCGCGCTGTGCCGCCGCCGCCATTGCGACGAGGCCTCGTTGTCGCTGGTGGCGCATGGCGTGTTCGTGGTGGTGCTGGTGATCTCGTTCATCGATGCGCCGATCGGCACGGTGCCGCGCTCGGTGCACACCTTCTTCCTGCCGCTGGCGGCCGGCGCGCTGTTCGTGTTCGACCGCAGCCGCCGCTACCGCGCGCTGGTGTTCCCGCTGGCGTGCCTGGGCGCCTTCGTCGCGTTCGGTTCGGGCGAACTGGACTGGCTGGCGCCGGCGTCCTCGCCACCGCTGGGGATGCGCCGGCTCGGCGCGATCTCCAACATGGCCTGCGCGGCCGGCCTGCTCGCGGCGATCCTGCACATCTACCGCAACGACGTGAACGCGCGCATTTCGCTGGAGCGGGAACTGGCGCGCGCAGTCGGCAACGGCGAGATCGAGGTGCTGTACCAGCCGCAGGTGAGCGCGAACGGCAGCATGCTCGGCGCCGAGGCGCTGGTGCGCTGGCGCCATCCCAGCGGCAAGCTGCTGACCCCGGACAAATTCATCCCGCTGGCCGAAGAGAGCCAGCTGATCCGGGACGTGGGACTGGAAGTGCTGCGTCAGGCCTGCAGCACGCTGCGGCGCTGGTCGCACGAGCAGGATCTGCGTGCGCTGGTGGTCGCGGTGAACGTCAGCCCGGTGCAGTTGCTCGATCCCAACTTCGTGGCGTCGGTGAAGCAGGTGATCACCAGCGAGGGGGTGGCGCCGGCGTCGCTGGAATTCGAGCTGACCGAATCGGCACTGTACGTGGATACCGCCGGGGTGCGCGCCAAGATGCACGAACTCAAGGCGTTCGGCATCGGCTGGGCGCTGGACGATTTCGGCACCGGCTTCTCGTCGCTGGCCATGCTCAGGACGCTGCCGGTCACCAAGCTCAAGATCGACCGGCAGTTCGTCAACGACGCCAAGGCCGACGAGTCCTCGCGGCGCCTGCTGGCCAAGATCGTGGAGATCTCGGAGGTGATGGGCATGGTCGCGCTGGCCGAAGGCATCGAGGATGCGCAGCAGTGCGAGATGCTTTCGGCGATGGGTTGCCGGCACTTCCAGGGCTTCCTGTTCGGCCGGCCGCAGCCGGCGCACGACCTGGAACGGCTGGCCTTCCTGCAGGCCGGCACCGAGCGCAACCTGATGAGCGGCGCGGCCACGCGCGCCCCGGACGCGCCGCCGCCGTCCAGCGCGCGCTAG
- a CDS encoding TatD family hydrolase translates to MSLIDSHCHLDAEEFDPDRDAVIARAQAAGVQAQVVPAVTAASWAKLRAVCAAAPGLYPAYGLHPLFLAEHRPEHLPLLGEWIERERPCAIGECGLDFFVEGLDEAEQQRYFAGQLQLAREFDLPVIVHARRAVDAVILAIRKVGRLRGVVHSFAGSAKQAAQLQSLDFLIGLGGPVTYARAQRLRRLAATVPLQQLLLETDAPDQPDAAIRGQRNEPARLRTVLDTIAALRDAPAASIAAQTTANAQRLFGLPDVLPDTAVPG, encoded by the coding sequence ATGTCGTTGATCGACAGCCACTGCCACCTGGACGCGGAAGAGTTCGATCCGGACCGCGACGCGGTGATCGCGCGCGCGCAGGCGGCGGGCGTGCAGGCGCAGGTGGTGCCGGCGGTGACCGCGGCGTCCTGGGCGAAGCTGCGTGCGGTCTGCGCGGCCGCGCCCGGCCTGTATCCGGCGTATGGCCTGCATCCGCTGTTTCTGGCCGAGCACCGGCCCGAGCACCTGCCCTTGCTCGGCGAGTGGATCGAACGCGAGCGTCCCTGCGCGATCGGCGAATGCGGCCTGGACTTCTTCGTCGAAGGCTTGGACGAAGCCGAGCAGCAGCGCTACTTCGCTGGCCAGCTGCAACTGGCACGAGAGTTCGACCTGCCGGTGATCGTGCATGCGCGGCGCGCGGTGGACGCGGTGATCCTGGCGATCCGCAAGGTCGGGCGCCTGCGTGGCGTGGTGCACAGTTTCGCCGGCAGCGCCAAGCAGGCGGCACAGTTGCAGTCGCTGGATTTCCTGATCGGCCTGGGCGGGCCGGTCACCTACGCACGGGCGCAGCGCCTGCGCCGGCTCGCCGCCACGGTGCCGTTGCAACAGCTGCTGCTGGAAACCGATGCGCCGGACCAGCCCGATGCCGCGATCCGCGGCCAGCGCAACGAACCGGCGCGGCTGCGCACGGTACTTGACACCATTGCCGCGCTGCGCGACGCACCTGCCGCCTCCATCGCCGCGCAGACCACGGCCAACGCGCAGCGCTTGTTCGGCCTGCCCGACGTGCTTCCCGACACAGCCGTGCCGGGCTGA
- a CDS encoding DUF6116 family protein, with amino-acid sequence MPNPIVYPLLRWAGKLRYPTLFKITAGLFVLSVLLPDPVPFIDEIVFGLGTLLLANWKTRTPAPATEPLNSTAQRVRR; translated from the coding sequence ATGCCCAACCCGATCGTCTATCCGCTGCTGCGCTGGGCGGGCAAATTGCGCTACCCGACGCTGTTCAAGATCACCGCCGGGCTGTTCGTGCTGAGCGTGCTGCTGCCCGATCCCGTGCCCTTCATCGACGAGATCGTGTTCGGCCTGGGCACCCTGCTGCTGGCCAACTGGAAGACCCGCACCCCGGCGCCGGCCACCGAGCCGCTGAACTCGACCGCGCAGCGCGTGCGCCGCTGA
- a CDS encoding glycine zipper 2TM domain-containing protein — translation MKSTTTTVLVAAGALLVGGVATAAFMNNRDKPVDVASGDVRPALDNTRGDSAMDNSVGGKLEYADVVRVDPITQKQQRYAEVIGTEPLRQTSTTTTPRQVCNDVVVQERLPERDGNVGGTVVGAVVGGLLGNQIGHGNGRKAATAAGAVAGGFIGNRIDQNHVGGRVVDRTERQCHTENSTAQSSTITGYNVTYRNDDGTTGTMRMDSKPGSRIAMGTQDVVKGYDVTYRYDGQEKTVRMDDRPNSDRLPVLDGRLVTQTASAGDVAVSQR, via the coding sequence ATGAAAAGCACTACGACAACCGTTCTGGTCGCGGCTGGCGCCTTGCTGGTCGGCGGCGTCGCCACCGCGGCCTTCATGAACAATCGCGACAAACCCGTGGACGTCGCCAGCGGCGACGTGCGCCCGGCCCTGGACAATACCCGCGGCGACAGCGCGATGGACAACAGCGTCGGCGGCAAGCTCGAGTACGCCGACGTGGTCCGGGTCGACCCGATCACCCAGAAGCAGCAGCGCTACGCCGAGGTGATCGGCACCGAGCCGCTGCGCCAGACCTCCACCACCACCACGCCACGACAGGTGTGCAACGACGTGGTGGTGCAGGAGCGCCTGCCCGAGCGCGATGGCAATGTCGGCGGCACCGTGGTCGGCGCGGTGGTCGGTGGCCTGCTCGGCAACCAGATCGGTCATGGCAACGGCCGCAAGGCCGCGACCGCGGCCGGCGCGGTGGCCGGTGGCTTCATCGGCAACCGCATCGACCAGAACCACGTCGGCGGCCGCGTGGTCGACCGTACCGAACGCCAGTGCCACACCGAGAACAGCACCGCGCAGTCCTCGACCATCACCGGCTACAACGTGACCTACCGCAACGACGACGGCACCACCGGCACCATGCGCATGGACAGCAAGCCGGGTAGCCGCATCGCCATGGGCACGCAGGACGTGGTCAAGGGCTATGACGTGACCTACCGTTACGACGGCCAGGAAAAGACCGTGCGCATGGACGACCGCCCGAACAGCGACCGCCTGCCGGTGCTGGACGGCCGCCTGGTCACCCAGACCGCCTCGGCCGGCGACGTCGCCGTCAGCCAGCGCTGA
- a CDS encoding acyl-CoA dehydrogenase family protein, with protein MPLPCDDLFNVAALLSEEERAIQQAVARFVDAKVLPVIGDAFDQARFPRELVPELAQLGLLGASLPAGQGGGGLNAVCYGLICQELERGDSGLRSFVSVQSSLCMYPIHAYGSDAQRQRWLPAMAAGTAIGCFGLTESQGGSDPAAMQTRAVRDGDGWRLSGSKMWITNGSIADVAIVWAQTDDGIQGFLVEAGTPGFGTQDIAHKMSLRASVTSALFFDDVRLPDSQRLLGVRGLKGPLGCLTQARYGISWGAIGAAIACLREALAYAGERMLFGRPLAATQSAQIKLADMARRIASAQLLALQLGRLKDAGTLQPAQVSLAKWNNVRMALDIARECRDLLGGAGITTDYGAIRHALNLESVITYEGTETVHQLVVGRELTGINAF; from the coding sequence ATGCCCCTGCCTTGCGACGACCTGTTCAACGTAGCCGCGCTGCTCAGCGAGGAGGAGCGCGCGATCCAGCAGGCGGTGGCGCGCTTCGTCGATGCCAAGGTGTTGCCGGTGATCGGCGACGCCTTCGACCAGGCGCGGTTCCCGCGCGAACTGGTGCCGGAACTGGCGCAACTGGGGCTGCTCGGCGCCAGCCTGCCGGCCGGGCAAGGCGGTGGCGGCCTCAACGCGGTCTGCTACGGCCTGATCTGCCAGGAACTGGAGCGCGGCGACAGCGGCCTGCGCAGTTTTGTCAGTGTGCAGTCCTCGCTGTGCATGTACCCGATCCATGCCTACGGCAGCGACGCGCAACGCCAGCGCTGGCTGCCGGCGATGGCCGCCGGCACGGCGATCGGCTGCTTCGGCCTGACCGAGTCCCAGGGCGGCTCCGACCCGGCGGCGATGCAGACCCGTGCGGTGCGCGACGGCGATGGTTGGCGCCTGAGCGGCAGCAAGATGTGGATCACCAACGGCAGCATCGCCGACGTGGCGATCGTGTGGGCGCAGACCGACGACGGCATCCAGGGTTTCCTGGTCGAGGCCGGCACCCCGGGCTTCGGCACCCAGGACATCGCGCACAAGATGAGCCTGCGCGCCTCGGTGACCTCGGCGCTGTTCTTCGACGACGTGCGCCTGCCCGACAGCCAGCGCCTGCTCGGCGTGCGCGGCTTGAAGGGGCCGCTGGGCTGCCTGACCCAGGCCCGCTACGGCATCAGCTGGGGCGCGATCGGCGCGGCCATCGCCTGCCTGCGCGAGGCGCTGGCCTATGCCGGCGAGCGCATGCTGTTCGGGCGGCCGCTGGCGGCGACGCAGAGCGCGCAGATCAAGCTGGCCGACATGGCACGGCGCATCGCCAGCGCGCAGTTGCTGGCGCTGCAACTGGGCCGGCTCAAGGACGCCGGCACGCTGCAGCCGGCGCAGGTATCGCTGGCCAAGTGGAACAACGTGCGCATGGCGCTGGACATCGCGCGGGAGTGCCGCGACCTGCTCGGCGGCGCCGGCATCACCACCGACTACGGCGCGATCCGGCATGCGCTGAACCTGGAATCGGTGATCACCTACGAGGGCACCGAGACCGTGCACCAACTGGTGGTCGGCCGCGAACTGACCGGCATCAATGCGTTTTGA
- a CDS encoding GNAT family N-acetyltransferase, whose protein sequence is MSVFDVRVETERLLLRPPTAEDFAAFCAFSADAETMHHLGGVQAPSVVWRSLTSLVGSWQLQGFAMFSVIEKRSGQWIGRVGPWQPHGWPGPEVGWGIARAFWGQGYAPEAAAASIGWAFAQLGWAEVIHTIVPDNANSKAVAAKLGSRYLRQDRLPEPLQAFEVEVWGQSRAQWQARG, encoded by the coding sequence ATGAGCGTCTTCGATGTGCGCGTGGAAACCGAGCGCCTGTTGCTGCGCCCGCCCACTGCCGAGGATTTCGCGGCGTTCTGCGCCTTTTCCGCCGACGCCGAGACCATGCATCACCTTGGCGGCGTGCAGGCGCCATCGGTGGTCTGGCGCAGCCTGACCTCGCTGGTCGGCAGCTGGCAGTTGCAGGGCTTTGCGATGTTCTCGGTGATCGAGAAGCGCAGCGGGCAGTGGATCGGCCGGGTCGGCCCCTGGCAGCCGCACGGCTGGCCGGGTCCGGAGGTCGGCTGGGGCATCGCCCGCGCGTTCTGGGGCCAGGGCTATGCGCCGGAGGCGGCCGCGGCGTCGATCGGCTGGGCGTTCGCGCAATTGGGCTGGGCCGAGGTGATCCACACCATCGTGCCGGACAACGCCAACTCCAAGGCGGTGGCGGCCAAGCTAGGCTCGCGCTACCTGCGCCAGGACCGCCTGCCCGAGCCGCTGCAGGCATTCGAGGTGGAAGTGTGGGGGCAGTCGCGCGCGCAGTGGCAGGCGCGGGGCTGA